The nucleotide window GGCGATAAATCAAGACGTGAGAATAAAATACTCAAGCTTTGATGAAGATGCTAGAATAAAAGAGATTGCAAGCAAATTTGACAGCCTAAACATAAAGCAAGCCAATATAAGAATAATCGGCAAAAGATTTGACCCAAAAAGTAATAAATTTATAAGCGATTATGAAAACACTATAGATACAAAAGCCCAAAAGCTAAGCCACACAGAAAAAATCCTAACAGACTTTGCCGCCAAAAACTATCTCCCCCTTGGCTTTGTGCTTAAAATTTATAACGCCATTAGCAAAAAGGAGTATTTTGACTATGACGCTAAAGCCGCACTAAAAGAGCTTATCGTCATCATTAAGCAAAGCATACACGCCAATGTCATAAACGCAGTATCGTATGAGTTTGCCCAGACCACCATAAGCGATAAAAGCCCATTTAACCTACTCTTTAGCAAAGACGGCACACCGCAAGAGAGCATTTTTACCCACCTTTTAGGCTCAATGCAAGACGCCACCACCCCAGCCCCACACTACCTATATGACAAGGTAGTATATGATAGCCAAATAGAAAAAACCATAATCGAAAACGAAGTGCAAAAAGCAGACGATTTTAGCGTCAAAGTCTTTGCAAAGCTGCCAAAGTTTAGCATTCCTACGCCGTATAAAAGCTATGAGCCAGACTTTGCCTACGTCGTAGAAAACAAAGACGGCAAGAAAATATTTTTCGTCTGCGAAAGTAAAGGCTACGATAACGAAAACGACATACCGCCTGATGAGCAAAAAAAGATAGACTACGCTGAGATTTTTTTTAAAAACCTACAAGCCCAGCTAGCAAACATCACGATTAAATTTGAAAAACGCATAAATAAACAGAGCCTTTCAACGCTACTAAAGGATATCCAGTGTCAATAAACAAAGACAAACTAAAGCAAAACAGCATAAGCTATCAAGACCCAAACGAGCCGCAGTCAAACAGGCTACTTGAGTTTTTAAAGCTAAACTACCCAAGCAGCGTAAAAGACGGCGTGCCTAGCATAAACGCCATAGCTAGCATTTTGGGGCTTAGCGTGCAAAATGCAAACCTAGGCTACGAGCTAAACTTCACAGGCAAGCCCATAGCAAACGCTCTTTATAACACCATCTCCACCAAAGCCCTGCACGAAGCCCGTAACACCAGCGAAAACGCCCCAAACCAAATCATCATAGGAGATAACCTAGACGCCCTAAAGCTACTCCGCCCAGCCTATGCTGATAAAGTCAAGCTCATCTACATCGACCCACCCTACAACACAGGCGGCGACGGCTTTATCTATCCAGATGATTTTAGGGGTGACTACCGCCAAATCCTGCGTGAAGTGGGCTTGATTGAGATAGATGATGATGGCAACGAGACTGAGAGCGAGCTGATTAAAAGCTTTAAAAATTTAAAAGGCTCAAAAAACCACTCAGGCTGGCTTTGTTTTATGTTGCCACGCCTTAAGCTAGCACGTGATTTATTGCGTGATGATGGGGTGATTTTTATCTCTATTGATGATAATGAGCAGGCGAATTTAAAACTGCTTTGTGATGAGATTTTTGGAGAAGAGAATTTTGTGGCGAATTTTATTTGGGAGAAAAAGTTTAGCCCAAGTAATGACGCTAAATTTATAAGCTTTAATCACGATTATGTTTTATGCTACACAAAGGATATAAACAAGCTTAATATAAATTTATTGCCACGCACAGATGATATGAATGCACGCTATAAAAATCCAGACAACGATCCAAGAGGTCCTTGGACTTCAAGCGATTTGAGCGTAAAAACCTACTCAGCAGAATGCGACTACCCTATCACGACGCCCTCTGGTCGCGTCGTAGAGCCTCCAGCTGGTCGCAGCTGGAGGCTCTCTAAAAACACGTTTTTAGAGAGGCTCGCCGACGGCCGAATTTGGTTCGGCGTCGGCGGTGATGGAGCCCCAAGAATAAAACGCTTTTTAAGCGAGGTGCAAGATGGACTAAAAGCGGTTTCTATTTTAAAGCATTCCGAAGTCGGACACAATCAAGAAGCAAGTAAAGAATTGGTAAAAATCTTTGACGGACATAGCACCTTTGACACCCCAAAACCAGTGAGATTATTAAAACACATTCTAAAACTAGCCACGTCTCCAAACTCGGACGATATTATTTTAGACTTTTTTGCTGGTTCTGGCACAACGGCGCAGGCTGTGATAGAACAAAACAGAGAAGATGGCGGCAATAGAAAGTTTATTTTAGTGCAGCTTGATGAGAAAATCGATGAAAAAAGAAGCAAAGCGGCGTATGATTTTGTAAAAAATGAGCTAAAAGCAGATGAGCCAAAAATTAGCGATATAACGTGCGAGAGAGTGCGTAGAGTGGGCGGAGATTTTGAAGTTTATGAGTTAAAAGAAAAAGCCAAAATCGAAAATAAAAACGGCACGCTAAGCCTAAGCGCAAGCGAGCTAAGCCCTAAAGATAGAGCCAAAAATATGGCTTTATTTAGCGGATTAGAGCTAGACGTGGCACTAAAAGAGATAGTAAAAGATGAGCTATATTTAGCCGATGATAGCTATTTTTTAATCTCAGCTAACGCAGATACATTATTAAAAATCAAAAGCGGCAAAAAGGTCTATCTTGACGGATTTTACGACTTTAAACTAAGCGATGTTTTAAATTTAAAACAGAGCAACGAAATCGAGTTTATATTTTGAAACTAACAAGCCAAACAAAGCCTAGTGCGGAGTTTTTGCGTTACGCAAAGGGCGGCAAAAATCTCCTAGCCTTTAGCCACGGCGTGGATAGCACGGCGCTTTTTTACCTGCTTCTGCTTTGGGGCGTGGAGTTTGATTTGGCTATCGTTGATTACGGCGTGCGAAGCCAGAGTAAGCACGAAGTAGCCGCAGCTAGGGCTTTGGCGGATAAATTTAATAAACGCATTTTCGTGCGAAATGTTAGCGTTAGTGGCGGCGATTTTGAAAACAAAGCTCGTGCTATAAGGTATGAGTTTTTCGCCCAGCTCGTGCTAGCTCACGGCTACACAAACCTAATCACCGCACATCAGCTAAACGACCGCTTTGAGTGGCTTTTAATGCGGCTAGCGCGTGGGGCTGGGCTAGCTGAAATGCTGGGGATGAACGAAGTAGGCGAGTTTTATCCGAGCGATTATCTTTTAAGCGAGCCCTTAAGCCACGATAAAACGCATAGCAAGCCAAGCGACGCAAATCATAACGCAAGCCAGCACGCAGCAGTAAGTGCTGATGAAATTTTAAAATCCCCAAAAATCAGCGAGTGGCAGGGACTTGAGCTGGGTTTTTACGACGCTTTAAATTTTAAATTTGCCAAATCTGCGTGGCAGGATTTATCTAAAAAGCAGGCTTTGGACTTTGAGCCAGGCTTAAACCAAGCTAAAAATAAGCCAAGCACCACGACCAAGCACCACGACCAAAACAAAGCAGACGCCAGCCAGCCAGAAGCCAAAATCCACCTGCTCCGCCCACTGCTTCACGTTAGCCGTGATGAGATTTTAGGCTTTTTGCACGCTAATGGCCTGCACTATTTTAAAGACGCCAGCAACAGCGATTTTAAATTCGAACGCAACCGCCTGCGTGCCGAGTTTGCAAGCGGTTTTATCGGCCGCTTTGGCTCTGGCGTGGCTAGGAGCTTTGAGCTTTTGGGTGCGGATGCAAAGCACCTAGCGCCAGAGCTTAGACGGCTAGGAGATAGCATAATCGCCCTCAAAGCGGACGCAAACGCAATGCGTGGCATAAGCCTAGCTTTAAAAAAATTTGGACTCGTGCTAAGTGCGAAGCAAAGGGACGAGCTAAGCAAAGACGGCAAGCTAAAAAGCGGCGTCATAGGCGGCAAAATCGCTGTGGGCGTGGGCGAGCGAGAACTATCTGGCTGGGTCATCATCACGCCATATCTTAGCCAAAGCAAAGCAGAAATTACACTCCAAAACGCCGAGCAGGGCGGGCTAGAAAGATTAAATTTAATAAAAGCCAGCCACGCCACGCCACAAAAACGCCAAAATGATGACAAAAGTGCCGATTTTCACGCCGCAGCCAGCAATCTCAACAAGATATCCGCCACGCAAGAAAGAAAGCCATTTACGCAAAATAGCACGAAATCAAATTTAAACTCCGCACTAAGTCAAAATAAGGGCTTTTACTCAAGCCCCCAAAAGCCCAGCAACACAACCAAACCAGCACAAGCCAGCGCAAGCCAAAACCAAAATATGCAAGATAGCCAAAAAGACAAAGCACAAATAAGCAGCCAAAAAAAAGAACAAGGCAAGATGAGTAAGGAATTTAAAGAAAAGTGCCGCACTATAGGTATTCCGCCGCTTAATCGAGCCTTTTTATACCAAATGCAAATCGCCCCCCAAAGCCTAGCCGATAGCCTAAAAGACTAGATTTAAAAGAATAGTGTTGCTTTATTTGCAAATTTTAAATCACAATAAAACCAAGCGCCACGGCGCACATCGCACAAACTGGGTTATATGGCAAAAAGCGGTATGTTTGCCTACTTGTTTATGGCGCAGAAATAGGCAGTCATCATCCTAAGTCCTGTGAATTTGCCCGCACTCCTGTAGCGGCAGTGTAAGGCATAATCGCCAGTGGCGGCGCGATTTTATCACTTTGCAAGGCTTAGTGTGAAAATATGCGGAGCGTCGGCAAGCCGTCAGGCTTAAAAACCCACCGATTTTATGTGGCTCACGTCGCAAGCGGTATGTTTGCCTACTCACTTTAAGCACGCAGCGCTCGCCCCGCCAGTCACTTTGTAGCTTGATATGCTCCTGCACAGTAAGCCAAAGCGAGCTGCTTTAAAACAAACGAAGTGCTGTTTTTAAGTGAAGTAAAACTGGGCGTAAACATATTACAACTCAATGCAAGCAATGAATAAGCTGCCAATATACGTGGTATAGGGCTTGCTTTTGGAATTTTGTAAAGCAAGACCACTGGTTAAAAGAGCCAATCAAATTTAAAACGGCGGCAGGTTTGCTGAGGTTTTTTAAGGATTGTGATGATAAAAACTTGCGGCGGGGTAGCAAGGCCGAGTAAATGTTTTTTGGTATTGTGCGGCAGGGGGGCTGTTCTTGGCAAGCGGTAAAGTAAGGCGGGCTTTAAAAAGCCACAGCCTAAAATCTCCAAAGCCAAGCCTGCCAAAAGGCGCAGGGTAGCCCACAAAGCTTAAATTTACAAAGCCCTCTTTCAAGGCAAAAAGCCCCAAATTTAATCCTACTCGCAGCTAGCCTTGCTGGTTCTGTGATTTATCGCTCCGTGCTTTATTAGCAGGGCTTGCATATCCTTTAGCCCTCTGGTGCAAGCGTATGAGAGTGCACTTTGATTATACGCACCTAGGCTTTTATCTTTGGTTGTGGTTACGAGATTAATATCTGCGCCTTGAGAGAGCAAAAACTCCACTATCTGCCTGCGGTCGTTGCTAGCCGCGACCATTAAAAGCGTCTCGCCGTCGCTCTCAACGCTCTGGTCGTTTAGGTTGTATGGACTTAGATTGCCGTAAATTTTCTTGACAATTTTCACGTTTTTACCCAGCACTGCGGACTTTAGCACGTTATACACATCGCCCCTATCGGTAGCAAATAGGCTCGCCCCGCTAGCAATGAGAAAATCAACCATATCCTCATAGCCGATAAACGCCGCCCAGCCAAGCGCCGTCTGCCCTAGGCTCGCTTCGTCCTTTGCCTCTATATCCTGCCCAGCGGCAAGCATAGTCTTTACCTTAGCCAAATCGCCCTTTTTCACCGCATCAAACCACGCCGCATTCGCTCCGCTTGAGGGCTTATCGTAAAAAATTCTCCACGAAAGCCTGCTTGGATTTGCAAGCTCATTCATCTCGCTCACACTTAGCCTAAAGCCGTCATCATAGGGCTTTACTAGCTCTGCGCCAAAAACGCTAGCCACCAAAGCTGCTAGAAATATAAATTTTTTCATTTTTTTTTCCTTTTTTAGATTGATTATTTTAAAAATATAATGCCGCCTTGCAAGCCCTAAAGAAAGCTAAACGCCACGTAACGAGCGGCTATCCATCGCTCTTATTACACGATTACTCGCTTGCGGCACGCAAGCCCAGCAAGTGGGCTTGCTAGGCTTGCGTCCTACCGAAGATTTTTAAGGTAAAGCAAGCCGCTAAAAATTGTGCCACTACTTGTGGTAGTCATACCTTACGGCACTGGCACAAATTAGCGGCGTGTGGCAGCGACTATTTGGTGCGCCCAAACAAAAAGTAAAGCCCTTTCCACACTAAGCAAATTTAAACCCAAACGCACCGCCAAAGTAGGCCAAGCAAATAAAATCAGTGGCTAGAACAAGCCGATTTGCCGTTCATCACTGGCTGTATGCTCGAGTTATCCGCTCCGCCGTTTTGATTTACGCTTTCGATAAATTCCCACAGCTTCGCCGCCGCTTGCTCGTAGCGTTTTGCCGTTACGCTGCTTGGCTCATAAAAGCTAATAGGCTTGCCAGTATCCCCGCCCACACGCACGGCTGGCTCGATCGGTATCTGGGCAAGAATTTGCGTATTATACTCAGCCGCGACCGCCTCTGTGGTGCCTTTGCCAAATATATCATACTCCTTGCCGTTATCAGGACAGATAAAGCCGCTCATATTCTCGACCACACCAGCGATTGGTATGTGAAGCTTCGCAAACATATCAAGCCCCCTGCGGCTATCATCAAGCGCCACGACTTGCGGCGTCGTAACGCACACGCCAGCTGTTACAGGCACGCTCTGAGCTAGGCTTAGCTGCGCATCGCCCGTGCCTGGAGGCATATCAAGCAGCAGCACATCTAGCTCGCTCCACGCCACATCACGCAGGAGCTGATCGATCGCTTTCATTATCATCGACCCACGCCAAATGAGACTTACCCCAGCCTCCATTAGCACGCCCATACTCATCATCTCAATACCGTGGCTTAGGATCGGACGGAGCTTTTGCCCAACAACCTCTGGCTGAGTGGCCTCTTCACCTAGCATTCTAGGGATATTTGGGCCATATATGTCAGCGTCAAGCAGCCCCACTTTTTTGCCCATTTTAGCTAGACTTATGGCTAAATTTAGCGTCGTCGTGCTTTTGCCCACACCGCCCTTGCCGCTGCTTACCATTACGACGTTTTTTACCTGAGGGATTAGGTTTTTACCGCTTCGTGAGTTGCTTCGCTCGGCTGGAATCTGAGGCTGATAAATCTCAAGCTCCACATCCCCCAGCACCGCGCGAATGTCTGCGTCTAGCTTTTTGGCTACCTCTGGATTTGCGCTTACGATTTCGACTTTTACCTTTGGCTTTTGCCCGCTAACGTCAACGTCCTTTACAAAGCCAAAGCTTACTATATCCTTTTCAAAGCCTGGATAAACCACGCTTTTAAGCTTGTTTAAAATTTCATCTTTATTTGGCATTTTGCTCTCCTTGAATTAAAAGGATAATTTTACTATCTTTTAGCTTAGAATTTAATGCTTTTTGTATTTTTGTAAGAAATTTGATAATGATTTGGGTAAAAAGGGGCCAAGTCGCCCCCTAATTAAATTTAACTAGCTTAGTCTTGCGGATGGTCTTTCATTAGCTGTCTTGAAATTTTATACGCGCAAAACTTTGGCCCACACATCGAGCAAAACTCCGCTTCCTTAAACACCTCCTGCGGCAGACTCTCATCGTGCAGCTCTCTAGCTTTATCAGGGTCAAGTGCTAGCTCAAACTGCTTGTTCCAATCAAAGCTATAGCGCGCATCGCTCATCGCATTATCCCTATCTATCGCACCAGGTCTGCCACGTGCCACATCAGCTGCGTGAGCGGCGATTTTATGCGCTATTATGCCGTCTCTTACATCAGCTGCGTTTGGCAGGCCTAAATGCTCTTTTGGCGTTACGTAGCACAGCATTGCAACGCCGTGGCTAGCCGCCAGCGCGCCACCTATGGCCGAGGTGATATGATCATACCCAGCGCCTATGTCAGTTACAAGTGGCCCAAGCACGTAAAACGGCGCATTGTGGCAGAGGCGCTGCTGCTCTTTGACGTTAAATTCAATCTCATTTAGCGGCACGTGTCCAGGGCCTTCTATCATCACTTGCACGTTTTTCTCCCACGCACGAAGCGTCAGCTCGCCCAGCACCGCAAGCTCGCTTAGCTGTGCCTCATCGCTAGCATCGTGCAAACAGCCAGGACGCAGGCTATCACCTAGGCTAAGCGCCACGTCGTATTTAGCGCATATATCGCATATCTCGTCAAAGACTTCGTAGAATGGATTTTCCTTATGATAGTGCATCATCCAGCTTGCCATTAGGCTGCCGCCTCGGCTTACTATGCCCATTTTACGCTTTGCTACTAGCGGCATAAAGCGCAGTAAAAATCCAGCGTGAATGGTAAAATAGCTCACCCCTTGCTTTGCTTGGCGTTCTAACACTTCTAGCATAGTTTTGGTATCTAGCTTTTCAAGTTGACCTACATCGTGGATTATCTGATACATTGGCACTGTTCCTACAGGGACGCTGCTAGCGCCTATTATCGCCTCTCGTATCTTATCTAAATCTCCCCCAGTGCTTAGATCCATAACGGTGTCAGCGCCGTATTTTAGGCACACGGCTAGCTTTTCTAGCTCTCCGTCTATGTCGCTTGCTAGGCTTGAGTTACCTATGTTTGCATTTACTTTTGTGGTGGCGTCTATGCCGATTGCCATTGGGATTAAATTTGTGTGGTTTATGTTTGCTGGGATTATCATTCGTCCAGCTGCGACTGCCTCTCTTATAAACTCAGGCTCGAGCCGTTCGACCTTTGCCACATATTCCATCTCAGGCGTTATGACGCCTTTTTTAGCATAATACATCTGTGTTGGCGTGGCGTCATTTACTCTATTTTTTACCCATTCCTTTCTCACGTCTATCCTCCTTTTGTGAAAATTAGGACAATTTTACTTCATTTAAACTTGCAAGCAAATTAAAATATAAATTTTAAAAAATATAATAAATTTAAAACAAAAGGTAAAAGAAAGCTTTTTGATGTATAATTTTGTAACACTTTCTAAAGGATAAGACGTGTTAGAAATATCACTTATAATGTTAGGCGCTGGATCATCCACTAGAGTTGGGTTGAAAACAAAAAAGCAATGGCTAAGGATAGGCGACGAGCCACTATGGCTTTTTGCAAGTAAAAATCTAGCCTCTTTTTACAAATTTAAAGAGATAATTATAGTAGGCGACGAGCCAAAATATATGCAGAAATTTAATTCCGATTTTATCTACGTAAAAGGTGGCAATACAAGGCAAGAAAGCCTAAAAAACGCCCTAGATAAAGCAAGTGCAGCGTTTGTCTTAGTAAGCGATGTGGCAAGACCTTGTGTAAATAAAGAGCTTTTTTTACGACTTATTAATAAAATAGAAAAAATAGACTGCGTGGTGCCATATCTTAGCGTCGCAGATACTGCTTATTTAGGAGAGCATTCAGTAGATAGAAGCGAGCTTATGCTGGTACAAACCCCACAGCTTTCAAACACACAAATTTTAAAACAAGCGTTACAAACTGATACACTTTTTACAGACGATAGCTCAGCCATTAGGGCAACGGGCGGCAAAATCGCATACGTAAAAGGTGATGAAAATACTCGCAAAATCACCACCGCAAGCGATCTAAACAAAATCCTAGGGCTTAGCGCACCTAGCCCTGTTTGCTTCGCTGGAGGCGGCTTTGACGTGCATAAATTTACCCCAAATAAAAAGCTAGTACTATGCGGAGTGAGCGTGCCTTATGAGCTAGGGCTTCTTGCTCACAGCGACGGCGATGTCGCCACTCACGCGCTTTGCGATGCGATTTTAGGAGCGGCTGGACTTGGGGATATAGGAGAGCATTTCCCAGATACTGATGATAAATTTAAAAATGCAAACTCAATAGAGCTTTTAAAGCAAGTTTACGCAAAAGTCCAAAACGTAGGCTTTGAGCTAGTAAACGCAGACATTACCATAATGGCAGAACGCCCAAAGCTAAGCGCCTTTAAAGATGAGATGGCAAAGGTGCTAGCAAACGCCCTAAATATAAGCCAAGCGCGTATAAATGTAAAGGCTACGACGACAGAAAAGCTTGGCTTTGTAGGGCGTGGCGAGGGCATAGCAGCAAGTGCAAACGTAAGCTTAAAATACTACAACTGGCAAAGCGAGACAGGGGCGTGAGACATGAAAGTACTAATAATAGAAAACGAAATCTACCTAGCTGGCTCAATCGCTTCAAAGCTAGCAGACGCAGGGCATGACTGCGAAATAGCCAAAACCGTAAACGAGGCCTTAAAGCAAGAAAACGTAGACGTGGTGCTTTTATCCACTTCAATAGTAGGACAGGACTTTTATCCAGTCATAGAAAATTTCAAAGACTCAATAATCATACTTCTAATCTCCTACATAAGTGCCGATACCGTCTCAAAGCCGATAAAAGCGGGGGCGAGCGACTATATACAAAAGCCTTTTATGATAGATGAGTTAATGAGAAAAATCGAGCATTTTACCACGCACAGATACATGAAGCGCCTCATACAAAGCTACGAAAAATTTATAGAACACAGCCTAAGAGGCATAGAATATGACGCAGCAATGATAAAAAAGGTGCGCCTGCCATTACTGATAAAATGCTCAACAATGACACAGGCTGACAAGATAGTCTTTGCTATTTCAAAACATATAAAAATGCCATTTATTCTAATACCTAGCGTAGCAGGAAGCACACTAAAAGCATTAAATTCTTGCGCCAAAGACGAAATAGCCTACATAAGAAACTTCCAGCTTTTAAAGCAAGAAGAACAAGAAGCCATACTCCTAGCTAGCCACAAAAAAAAGGTCGTAATAGCCACAAGTGATGATGCTTTAGAGTATAATATAGAGACTTTAAATTTAGGAGCTGGGGTGCAGAATGTAAGTCTAGACGGAATTTTAAGCATAGATGAGTATATAAAAAATATAATAAGCGGGTATCAAGAGCGTCTGCCAGATACTGAAATAGCCAAACGGCTTGGCATATCCCGCAAATCCCTATGGGAAAAAAGGAAAAAATATGATGTCGTTAAAAAACGCTAAAACCCTATTTGTCCGTCCAGAGACGCTTACCCTGCTTAGACTAATTAAAGGCGGTCTACTAGCTAATCTATGCAAATTGCCGAATTTAGAGCAATCAAAGCAGATGATAGAGCTAGCAAAGACTAGCAAACTAAACAAATACGCCTATATATTTGCTCCATTTGGTAGGAAAAATCAAGCAGTGGCTAAAAGCCTAGAAAATGGTGAGCGTGTAACCCTGCTAGTAGGAAATGATATAGTGGGGCACATCGACGTGGCTGATACGTTTAAATTTGATCCTGATTGGGCAGACAAAAATCTCTTTAGCTATCCGGATGAATTTGGCAAAAAACAGTACGGAGAGATAGCCATCTCTGGGGAGTTTACCCTGCTACAAGACCCCATAGCAGCGGCTAGAAACGAGCTAGAAAAGCTTAAGATTAGGCAAAATGCGCATACTGTTACAGTAGTGGCACTCACAGCTGACCCATTTAATAGAGCGCATGAACGGCTAGTTAGGATGACTGTGGATAAGGCTGATATTTTAGTTATTATCCTAAAACACACAAGCGCTGAGATGGGGCTAGCCTTTAAGCTAAGGCAGCAGATGATGGAGTATTTTATCCAAAGCTACCTGCCGCCATCACGAGTTATTATTATTCCGCTTGAGTACGCAGACGCACTTACGCTTCACGCAGACCCCTCCATAGAGTGCTTACTAGCTGCTAGACTAGGGGCTACTAAGATAGTCCTAGGGCAAAAGCACACTGGAATAGGTATGTTTTATGATGCAGAGGGGGCGCACACGGTACTTGATTTTTACAAAGAGATGCTAGGGCTTGATATAGTCATACTGCCTGAGCTAGTATACTGCAATAAATGCCGCACCATAGTAAGCACTAAAACCTGTCCGCACGGACAACATCACCACATAAACTACCATTCAGACACGATAAAGCAGCTCTTTTTCGCTGGCATTATGCCCCCAGCCATACTCATGCGCCCTGACATCTCAGCTATGATTTTAGAGTCGCTTTTTCCAGCTAGGTTTGCTGATATACAGAGGCTTTGCGATGAGCTTTTCCCTAGTTCTGGGCTTATTGAGGAGCGAAGCGAGAGGGATTTTTACGAGGAGCTTATGAAGCTTTATCAAACAGGCTCACTCACATAAAGGATTAGGTTATGTTTTTAAAAGCATTTGTTACATTTTTTGGGGTTGGGCTTATGCGCCCTGCCCCTGGTACTTGGGGGTCTGTGGCTGGGTGGATAGTGGCTATTTTTGTGCTAATTTACCTATCGCCTACTACGCTATTTTTAGCCTCTATCTTGCTAGCATTAGTCGGCATA belongs to Campylobacter sp. 19-13652 and includes:
- a CDS encoding site-specific DNA-methyltransferase; translation: MSINKDKLKQNSISYQDPNEPQSNRLLEFLKLNYPSSVKDGVPSINAIASILGLSVQNANLGYELNFTGKPIANALYNTISTKALHEARNTSENAPNQIIIGDNLDALKLLRPAYADKVKLIYIDPPYNTGGDGFIYPDDFRGDYRQILREVGLIEIDDDGNETESELIKSFKNLKGSKNHSGWLCFMLPRLKLARDLLRDDGVIFISIDDNEQANLKLLCDEIFGEENFVANFIWEKKFSPSNDAKFISFNHDYVLCYTKDINKLNINLLPRTDDMNARYKNPDNDPRGPWTSSDLSVKTYSAECDYPITTPSGRVVEPPAGRSWRLSKNTFLERLADGRIWFGVGGDGAPRIKRFLSEVQDGLKAVSILKHSEVGHNQEASKELVKIFDGHSTFDTPKPVRLLKHILKLATSPNSDDIILDFFAGSGTTAQAVIEQNREDGGNRKFILVQLDEKIDEKRSKAAYDFVKNELKADEPKISDITCERVRRVGGDFEVYELKEKAKIENKNGTLSLSASELSPKDRAKNMALFSGLELDVALKEIVKDELYLADDSYFLISANADTLLKIKSGKKVYLDGFYDFKLSDVLNLKQSNEIEFIF
- the tilS gene encoding tRNA lysidine(34) synthetase TilS, translated to MKLTSQTKPSAEFLRYAKGGKNLLAFSHGVDSTALFYLLLLWGVEFDLAIVDYGVRSQSKHEVAAARALADKFNKRIFVRNVSVSGGDFENKARAIRYEFFAQLVLAHGYTNLITAHQLNDRFEWLLMRLARGAGLAEMLGMNEVGEFYPSDYLLSEPLSHDKTHSKPSDANHNASQHAAVSADEILKSPKISEWQGLELGFYDALNFKFAKSAWQDLSKKQALDFEPGLNQAKNKPSTTTKHHDQNKADASQPEAKIHLLRPLLHVSRDEILGFLHANGLHYFKDASNSDFKFERNRLRAEFASGFIGRFGSGVARSFELLGADAKHLAPELRRLGDSIIALKADANAMRGISLALKKFGLVLSAKQRDELSKDGKLKSGVIGGKIAVGVGERELSGWVIITPYLSQSKAEITLQNAEQGGLERLNLIKASHATPQKRQNDDKSADFHAAASNLNKISATQERKPFTQNSTKSNLNSALSQNKGFYSSPQKPSNTTKPAQASASQNQNMQDSQKDKAQISSQKKEQGKMSKEFKEKCRTIGIPPLNRAFLYQMQIAPQSLADSLKD
- a CDS encoding ankyrin repeat domain-containing protein — protein: MKKFIFLAALVASVFGAELVKPYDDGFRLSVSEMNELANPSRLSWRIFYDKPSSGANAAWFDAVKKGDLAKVKTMLAAGQDIEAKDEASLGQTALGWAAFIGYEDMVDFLIASGASLFATDRGDVYNVLKSAVLGKNVKIVKKIYGNLSPYNLNDQSVESDGETLLMVAASNDRRQIVEFLLSQGADINLVTTTKDKSLGAYNQSALSYACTRGLKDMQALLIKHGAINHRTSKASCE
- a CDS encoding Mrp/NBP35 family ATP-binding protein, whose translation is MPNKDEILNKLKSVVYPGFEKDIVSFGFVKDVDVSGQKPKVKVEIVSANPEVAKKLDADIRAVLGDVELEIYQPQIPAERSNSRSGKNLIPQVKNVVMVSSGKGGVGKSTTTLNLAISLAKMGKKVGLLDADIYGPNIPRMLGEEATQPEVVGQKLRPILSHGIEMMSMGVLMEAGVSLIWRGSMIMKAIDQLLRDVAWSELDVLLLDMPPGTGDAQLSLAQSVPVTAGVCVTTPQVVALDDSRRGLDMFAKLHIPIAGVVENMSGFICPDNGKEYDIFGKGTTEAVAAEYNTQILAQIPIEPAVRVGGDTGKPISFYEPSSVTAKRYEQAAAKLWEFIESVNQNGGADNSSIQPVMNGKSACSSH
- the thiC gene encoding phosphomethylpyrimidine synthase ThiC; translation: MRKEWVKNRVNDATPTQMYYAKKGVITPEMEYVAKVERLEPEFIREAVAAGRMIIPANINHTNLIPMAIGIDATTKVNANIGNSSLASDIDGELEKLAVCLKYGADTVMDLSTGGDLDKIREAIIGASSVPVGTVPMYQIIHDVGQLEKLDTKTMLEVLERQAKQGVSYFTIHAGFLLRFMPLVAKRKMGIVSRGGSLMASWMMHYHKENPFYEVFDEICDICAKYDVALSLGDSLRPGCLHDASDEAQLSELAVLGELTLRAWEKNVQVMIEGPGHVPLNEIEFNVKEQQRLCHNAPFYVLGPLVTDIGAGYDHITSAIGGALAASHGVAMLCYVTPKEHLGLPNAADVRDGIIAHKIAAHAADVARGRPGAIDRDNAMSDARYSFDWNKQFELALDPDKARELHDESLPQEVFKEAEFCSMCGPKFCAYKISRQLMKDHPQD
- a CDS encoding bifunctional 2-C-methyl-D-erythritol 4-phosphate cytidylyltransferase/2-C-methyl-D-erythritol 2,4-cyclodiphosphate synthase: MLEISLIMLGAGSSTRVGLKTKKQWLRIGDEPLWLFASKNLASFYKFKEIIIVGDEPKYMQKFNSDFIYVKGGNTRQESLKNALDKASAAFVLVSDVARPCVNKELFLRLINKIEKIDCVVPYLSVADTAYLGEHSVDRSELMLVQTPQLSNTQILKQALQTDTLFTDDSSAIRATGGKIAYVKGDENTRKITTASDLNKILGLSAPSPVCFAGGGFDVHKFTPNKKLVLCGVSVPYELGLLAHSDGDVATHALCDAILGAAGLGDIGEHFPDTDDKFKNANSIELLKQVYAKVQNVGFELVNADITIMAERPKLSAFKDEMAKVLANALNISQARINVKATTTEKLGFVGRGEGIAASANVSLKYYNWQSETGA
- a CDS encoding response regulator gives rise to the protein MKVLIIENEIYLAGSIASKLADAGHDCEIAKTVNEALKQENVDVVLLSTSIVGQDFYPVIENFKDSIIILLISYISADTVSKPIKAGASDYIQKPFMIDELMRKIEHFTTHRYMKRLIQSYEKFIEHSLRGIEYDAAMIKKVRLPLLIKCSTMTQADKIVFAISKHIKMPFILIPSVAGSTLKALNSCAKDEIAYIRNFQLLKQEEQEAILLASHKKKVVIATSDDALEYNIETLNLGAGVQNVSLDGILSIDEYIKNIISGYQERLPDTEIAKRLGISRKSLWEKRKKYDVVKKR